A genomic window from Triticum urartu cultivar G1812 chromosome 7, Tu2.1, whole genome shotgun sequence includes:
- the LOC125523748 gene encoding beta-1,2-xylosyltransferase XYXT1-like isoform X2: MMRAEGKAARSANRSSPWKSSYVAYGLLLGSLLVLLYLMVSTQFSYSQKALLDPAAIDSAEAIPAKHRRSHPGQDDASRGMEEFSQEEEEEKAKAHTEPSTPRRQEKQDESEQQWAGRNSIEEQLGNEMKSDNWEAKSQDKNEEAAESKEFGGGTDDYNNVADAKPICDTSFGKYDICELAGDARAQGGPGATVTLVSPRAPPKEWQIKPYSRKYLDGLKQVTVRAVPNSRDAPQCTTQLNIPAMVIELGGLTGNYWHDFTDVLVPLFIGARRFNGEVQLLVVNLLPFWVDRYKRIFAQISRHDVVDFENDDGAVRCYPHVVVGYGSRKEFTIDPSLDETGGDYTMVDFTRFLRHAYSLPRDRPIKLGDVRPPGGRRRRPRMIILERTNSRKILNLPEVVAAAEAAGFKVVVAGRPKASYDEFTREMNSFDVMVGVHGAGLTNCVYLPTGAVFLQIVPYGRLEEIARTDFGDPARDMGLRYIEYSVAAEESSLMGVFGKEHPMIKDPAAIHLSGWGNVAEWYLGKQDVRIDVERFRPSLLRALEHLR; the protein is encoded by the exons ATGATGCGAGCGGAGGGGAAGGCGGCGAGGAGCGCGAACCGATCGTCGCCGTGGAAGAGCAGCTATGTTGCGTACGGCCTGTTGCTCGGCTCCCTGCTTGTGCTCCTCTACCTGATGGTGTCAACGCAGTTCAGCTACAGCCAAAAAG CCTTGTTGGACCCAGCGGCAATCGATTCAGCTGAAGCAATCCCTGCAAAGCATCGAAGGAGCCATCCAGGGCAAG ATGATGCGAGCAGAGGAATGGAGGAATTCAGccaggaggaggaagaggagaaggccaaggcgcacacgGAACCATCAACGCCACGGCGTCAAG AGAAACAGGACGAGAGCGAGCAGCAGTGGGCAGGGAGAAATTCGATCGAAGAACAACTAG GCAACGAAATGAAATCCGACAACTGGGAGGCGAAAAGCCAGGACAAGAACGAGGAGGCAGCCGAATCAAAGGAATTCG GCGGAGGAACGGATGACTACAACAATGTGGCCGACGCCAAGCCAATTTGCGACACGTCGTTCGGCAAGTACGACATCTGCGAGCTGGCCGGCGACGCGCGAGCTCAGGGAGGCCCCGGCGCCACCGTCACGCTCGTCTCGCCGCGGGCTCCCCCCAAGGAGTGGCAGATCAAGCCCTACTCCCGCAAGTACCTCGACGGCCTGAAGCAGGTCACGGTGAGGGCCGTCCCAAACTCCCGTGACGCCCCGCAGTGCACGACGCAGCTCAACATCCCGGCGATGGTGATCGAGCTCGGCGGTCTCACCGGCAACTACTGGCACGACTTCACCGACGTCCTCGTCCCGCTCTTCATCGGCGCGCGCCGCTTCAACGGGGAGGTCCAGCTCCTCGTCGTCAACCTCCTGCCCTTCTGGGTGGACAGGTACAAGCGGATCTTCGCCCAGATCTCGCGCCACGACGTCGTGGACTTTGAGAACGACGACGGCGCCGTCCGGTGCTACCCGCACGTCGTCGTGGGCTACGGCAGCCGCAAGGAGTTCACCATCGACCCCTCCCTCGACGAAACCGGCGGGGACTACACCATGGTCGACTTCACCAGGTTCTTGAGGCACGCGTACTCGCTGCCGCGTGACCGgccgatcaagctcggcgacGTCCGTCCGCCCGGCGGGCGCCGCCGGCGTCCGCGAATGATCATCCTGGAGAGGACGAACAGCCGGAAGATCCTCAACCTCCCGGAGGTCGtcgcggcggcggaggcggcggggttCAAGGTGGTCGTCGCCGGGCGCCCGAAGGCCAGCTACGACGAGTTCACGCGGGAGATGAACTCCTTCGACGTCATGGTCGGCGTGCACGGCGCCGGGCTGACAAACTGCGTGTACCTGCCCACGGGGGCCGTGTTCCTGCAGATCGTGCCGTACGGGCGGCTGGAGGAGATCGCCCGGACCGACTTCGGGGACCCGGCCCGCGACATGGGGCTCCGGTACATCGAGTACAGCGTGGCGGCGGAGGAGAGCTCGCTGATGGGCGTGTTCGGGAAGGAGCACCCCATGATCAAGGACCCCGCCGCCATCCACCTGAGCGGGTGGGGGAACGTGGCGGAGTGGTACCTCGGCAAGCAGGACGTGCGGATCGACGTAGAGAGGTTTAGGCCCTCTCTGCTGCGGGCATTGGAGCACCTGCGGTAG
- the LOC125523748 gene encoding beta-1,2-xylosyltransferase XYXT1-like isoform X1 — translation MMRAEGKAARSANRSSPWKSSYVAYGLLLGSLLVLLYLMVSTQFSYSQKALLDPAAIDSAEAIPAKHRRSHPGQATVDDASRGMEEFSQEEEEEKAKAHTEPSTPRRQEKQDESEQQWAGRNSIEEQLGNEMKSDNWEAKSQDKNEEAAESKEFGGGTDDYNNVADAKPICDTSFGKYDICELAGDARAQGGPGATVTLVSPRAPPKEWQIKPYSRKYLDGLKQVTVRAVPNSRDAPQCTTQLNIPAMVIELGGLTGNYWHDFTDVLVPLFIGARRFNGEVQLLVVNLLPFWVDRYKRIFAQISRHDVVDFENDDGAVRCYPHVVVGYGSRKEFTIDPSLDETGGDYTMVDFTRFLRHAYSLPRDRPIKLGDVRPPGGRRRRPRMIILERTNSRKILNLPEVVAAAEAAGFKVVVAGRPKASYDEFTREMNSFDVMVGVHGAGLTNCVYLPTGAVFLQIVPYGRLEEIARTDFGDPARDMGLRYIEYSVAAEESSLMGVFGKEHPMIKDPAAIHLSGWGNVAEWYLGKQDVRIDVERFRPSLLRALEHLR, via the exons ATGATGCGAGCGGAGGGGAAGGCGGCGAGGAGCGCGAACCGATCGTCGCCGTGGAAGAGCAGCTATGTTGCGTACGGCCTGTTGCTCGGCTCCCTGCTTGTGCTCCTCTACCTGATGGTGTCAACGCAGTTCAGCTACAGCCAAAAAG CCTTGTTGGACCCAGCGGCAATCGATTCAGCTGAAGCAATCCCTGCAAAGCATCGAAGGAGCCATCCAGGGCAAG CTACTGTAGATGATGCGAGCAGAGGAATGGAGGAATTCAGccaggaggaggaagaggagaaggccaaggcgcacacgGAACCATCAACGCCACGGCGTCAAG AGAAACAGGACGAGAGCGAGCAGCAGTGGGCAGGGAGAAATTCGATCGAAGAACAACTAG GCAACGAAATGAAATCCGACAACTGGGAGGCGAAAAGCCAGGACAAGAACGAGGAGGCAGCCGAATCAAAGGAATTCG GCGGAGGAACGGATGACTACAACAATGTGGCCGACGCCAAGCCAATTTGCGACACGTCGTTCGGCAAGTACGACATCTGCGAGCTGGCCGGCGACGCGCGAGCTCAGGGAGGCCCCGGCGCCACCGTCACGCTCGTCTCGCCGCGGGCTCCCCCCAAGGAGTGGCAGATCAAGCCCTACTCCCGCAAGTACCTCGACGGCCTGAAGCAGGTCACGGTGAGGGCCGTCCCAAACTCCCGTGACGCCCCGCAGTGCACGACGCAGCTCAACATCCCGGCGATGGTGATCGAGCTCGGCGGTCTCACCGGCAACTACTGGCACGACTTCACCGACGTCCTCGTCCCGCTCTTCATCGGCGCGCGCCGCTTCAACGGGGAGGTCCAGCTCCTCGTCGTCAACCTCCTGCCCTTCTGGGTGGACAGGTACAAGCGGATCTTCGCCCAGATCTCGCGCCACGACGTCGTGGACTTTGAGAACGACGACGGCGCCGTCCGGTGCTACCCGCACGTCGTCGTGGGCTACGGCAGCCGCAAGGAGTTCACCATCGACCCCTCCCTCGACGAAACCGGCGGGGACTACACCATGGTCGACTTCACCAGGTTCTTGAGGCACGCGTACTCGCTGCCGCGTGACCGgccgatcaagctcggcgacGTCCGTCCGCCCGGCGGGCGCCGCCGGCGTCCGCGAATGATCATCCTGGAGAGGACGAACAGCCGGAAGATCCTCAACCTCCCGGAGGTCGtcgcggcggcggaggcggcggggttCAAGGTGGTCGTCGCCGGGCGCCCGAAGGCCAGCTACGACGAGTTCACGCGGGAGATGAACTCCTTCGACGTCATGGTCGGCGTGCACGGCGCCGGGCTGACAAACTGCGTGTACCTGCCCACGGGGGCCGTGTTCCTGCAGATCGTGCCGTACGGGCGGCTGGAGGAGATCGCCCGGACCGACTTCGGGGACCCGGCCCGCGACATGGGGCTCCGGTACATCGAGTACAGCGTGGCGGCGGAGGAGAGCTCGCTGATGGGCGTGTTCGGGAAGGAGCACCCCATGATCAAGGACCCCGCCGCCATCCACCTGAGCGGGTGGGGGAACGTGGCGGAGTGGTACCTCGGCAAGCAGGACGTGCGGATCGACGTAGAGAGGTTTAGGCCCTCTCTGCTGCGGGCATTGGAGCACCTGCGGTAG